TCTACGTATTGTCTCAAAATCGAATCTTTCACAAAACTCGCCACTTCTCCAAATGCCGAGAAGTATGAATCCCGTCCTTTTCAATCCGGTGGATACAACTGGTAAGTCTTCTTTCCTTTTACGGCTTACCGCATTCAAGTTGCAAAGACACATTTGATAGTAAGAGTataaatattcattttcaaaCAGGACATTTATTGTCTATCCTAAAGGAAACGTTAAGGATGGTGCTCCAGCTGGTTATGTTTCGATGTACGTCCAAATAGACAATTCAACACTCCTTAACTCTCCCAAAGAAGTTTACGCAGAAGTCAAATTCTTCATTTATAACCGAAAACAGGACAAGTACTTCACATATCAAGGTATATCACATATAACATTTGCTTTCTTATAAGCACTAgtttattaatcaaaatttcattGCATCCTCTAGATTTAAAACATAAACGGccattttattacaaaaatgagtttacatattcttttttacaaaatttataacttctaaaaattaaaaaaatcgttGATGATTTTTACATAATTCCAAATGCCTTTCATTTAAAACACACCATCTCAAACTTATGTCTGGTACACAGAGACGGATGCAAAGCGCTTTTTTCTATTCAACCCATCTTGGGGATACGGTAATGTTAGACCCTACGTTGACGTGGCCAATCCCGCTGCTGGTTGGCTTTTTGACGGTGACAGTGTTATATTCGGTGTCGACGTATTTGTCACTGAAGTTTTTAACAAATGGGAAGTGTTCTCCTTCACTAACAATTTGCATAACCGCCTTCTTGAATGGACGATACCAAACTTCTACTCACTAAGGAAATATCTCTATGTATCTGACATTTTCATTATCGGAGAAAGAAGCTGGTGAGTTCCTCATAAGTTATAATTAAGTGATCTTaagtatatatgatttaataaaaaaatttataactatTTACTATGTTCCTATGTATAACTCTTAGGGCTTTGACAGTGTATCCAAGTGGCGATGGGGAAGGACAGGGTAACTCATTGTCGTTATATGTTTATGCGGTTGGTGTTAAGCGGTATGAAAAGATTTACCTAAAAGCTAAGCTACGAATTATAGATCAGAAAGATTCAAAAGATGTGGAGAAGAAAGGTAAATTAATTAGAGACAGTAGTGTGACTAATGCTACTTATTCTGTTAATATTGTCCATTAGAATTTAACCACCCAATTGTAACTATCTTATCGACAGTTGAAAGCTGGTCGGATCAAGAAAACAGTTGGGGATTCCAGAAGTTTGTACCGTTTGCTGATCTTAAGAATACTTCTAAAGGTCTTCTAGTGAATGATACATTGAAGATAGAGGTTGAATTTGAAGAGTTCTCTAACACCAACTACTTCCCAAGTTATGGTCTGCCTTTTGCAACCGATTAGCCGAGCCGGATAGCCTCAAACAAGACAAGATAACCGGATAGCACtctttgcgtttttttttttgccaagtgTTTTTGTGTTAATAATTGGAGGATTGGTCTTCCTAAGATACGAGCCTATCTACCACTTTTCCATCATGCTCTTTGTGTACTTCTTTcctatttaaataaatgaaaacaagaaTAAAAGCAGTATTTATCTGCTAATTACCAACCTAGTAAAAACAGTCTTTATCTACCTACTAAGCTAGTAAAAGCATTCTTCATAATTTTGCGTATGATAGTaatgtgaaaaaataaaaagtttcccCCTAACGTAGTACTTTgttattttctctcttctctgttttccaCTCTATTATTTGCATGGTTATGTAGAGTTTGATACATAGAGATCTACCAAGCTAGTTGTACAGTTTATGTAAATTAAGTTAGGTAACAAATTCATActctttttttagaaaattatttttctttgaaaatcaGTTGTGTTTATGCTATTCTTTTTTGAAgtaaaacttttgtaatattttttaaaaaatcattaattgtGATATTTTAGAATGTGGTATTTCGAAGAGTTACTCCAAATATAAATGCAAGATCTagtcaatttttatatttgtttttttttctaaatttcataAACAATATTGATAGAATTATCTTTAGCAATTATCATGGAGAAAAGAATATGGAATAGTCCTCAGCTGTTGGGCCCATCTTCTTGTTTTGTAGCCAAAAGCTACTATCTAGTGTGTGGCGTATAGGGTCGATGGTGCTTCTCGTTAATTACTCTCCATGCTAAATTAGGTACTACGGTTATATAGTTTAGGGTCATTGGCACTTACACCTACTTTCTCTCAATGTTATTGCACTTAGACCTACTTCTAACTATTGCTATACTTTTTTTCAAGTTATTGGCTTAAGTGTCAATTACTCTTCCCCAAACTGTCCCGAGTTTTAATGTCTTCATCCAACTTATGCAGGAAACAATCAAAACTAAGTTGTATTCCGATTTGTTATTGGAACCGTCCGATCGTAACTGTTTGTTTAGATCCGATGGCTGAAAATAATAGTAGTTTCAGTTCCCTTTTTGGGTGACAGGTTGGATGTTTTATGAGTTACAATAAAGTGAGACAGGTTGTGGATGAGAAACGTGAAGCTGCTGTAGGGTTTTGGGAGACATGGCTGCGCAGGTATGTGTTTGACATTCATGTGGATAGGGTTTTTACCGATTTATGTAACTTGTTATTTGTGGATGACTGAGTAATCGGGTTTTATGAAACGTAATGCAGGATAATTTCCCTTCTTACTGTGTCATGATTTCCGGCCTTTGGAGTTGCTCGAGGGATGGCGTTTGGGGGTTTGAAGTGAATAACAAGCTTTTGTCGCGTGTAGTTCCTTTGACGGCGTCGGCGAGTTTAGTTGAATTGGAAGATTCGGTGGTGGCTGAATTCGgtttggtggagaagaaggcgACACTTTGCTACTGCATCCCTACATTTATGCAATTGACAACGAGGGTGAGGACGCCCCCAGTTGTTGTGACTACTAATGTTGGGCTGGAGTACTATATAGGGATGTTGCGTCTGAACCGAGGGTTGAATCTATTTGTTACGTTTGAAGATGTTAGGAAAAGAGCTAATCATGAGGGTTTGATAGACTCGAAAGAGGGAAGTCATAAAAAGCAGAGCTGTGGTTCGCCATCTGGTCTTAGTAATAGTGCAAATGAAGAACTTATTTTGGGAGAAGCATGTACTGCCGGTTCGAAGACAATAGTTATTGAGACTACTcaagttgatgatgatttcatgGCTGGAGTCGCATAAATTGAGGTGCGATAGGCTTAACGGAGGGGATGTAGAGGCTGAGGAGAAGAGGAGTGATTCAGAAGGGTATGTAGTTGCAGATAGTTATGAAGatgttgaagaggaagaagaagatgaggtggCAAAGGGACTATGATAAGGAGTTTTGGGGGAATTTCATTGGAGATCAGTTTGGTCGAGTTAATGTTGCTGAGGTTATATGTAATACATTTTCATGCTTTGACCATACGGTGTTAGTAAATGGGGCTACTcctttaaaagaagaagagaaagagaagacaaGTTTTGATGTGAGACCTGAAGAAGCAAATATGGGTCTGAGATCTATAGACGGTGAACATGCTGCGTCGGCCACGTGGTCAAATGGTTGTGGACAGAGTAATGGCTCCGCCGTGGACAGTATAAAGCTAGAAGATATTGATGATGAGGAGTTCGACATCCCTCCTCTGTTTGACGACACAGAGTTTGAGAGGGAAGAGATCCCAGATCTAGATTTTGAGGATGATGGTAAAGAACTTTGTAAAGGGAAgttgtttgcaaacaaagaggATTGCCAGATTCCGCTAGTGATATATGCTATTAAGAACAAATTTCATTTTAAGCAAACAACAACGAAAAAGGATTCGTTTGTAGTGAGCTGTACTGGGGAGAGTTGTGAGTGGAGGGTTCTAGCAAGTGAAATGAAGGAGTCAGGATACTATGAGATTAGGAAAGCAGATCTTGAACACACTTGCCCCATAGAGACGAGGAGAAACTATTTGAAGAAAGCAACCTCTAGGGTAATTGTTGCTGTTTTCAAGTCGAAGTACTGTGATCCGAGTAAAGGACTAGGCCCATTGGATCTGCAGCAAATGGTTCTTGAGATCTTAGGGTGGG
The Camelina sativa cultivar DH55 chromosome 6, Cs, whole genome shotgun sequence genome window above contains:
- the LOC104790469 gene encoding probable inactive serine/threonine-protein kinase fnkC is translated as MFEKGLMIKKEENMFQEEKRKTNYGAIFLVCFFFCFFAFQCMKLVTTQPSTTTSSISVIDSPVTSGKLYDRRELWRVSPPSTYCLKIESFTKLATSPNAEKYESRPFQSGGYNWTFIVYPKGNVKDGAPAGYVSMYVQIDNSTLLNSPKEVYAEVKFFIYNRKQDKYFTYQETDAKRFFLFNPSWGYGNVRPYVDVANPAAGWLFDGDSVIFGVDVFVTEVFNKWEVFSFTNNLHNRLLEWTIPNFYSLRKYLYVSDIFIIGERSWALTVYPSGDGEGQGNSLSLYVYAVGVKRYEKIYLKAKLRIIDQKDSKDVEKKVESWSDQENSWGFQKFVPFADLKNTSKGLLVNDTLKIEVEFEEFSNTNYFPSYGLPFATD